TTCTATGAACATAGTATTCTTCATCTTGTGGAATATCATAATTAAATACTATATCCACATCATCTACATCAATACCTCTAGCTGCTACATCTGTTGCAACAAGAATGTCTATATTTCCACTTCTAAATGTAGACATGACCTTATCCCTTTGAGTTTGTTTTAAATCTCCATGAAGTCCATCTGCAAAATATCCTCTTCCTTGAAGTTCCAATACAAGTTCATCTACTTTTCTCTTTGTATTGCAAAAAACAAGAGAAAGCTTTGGGTTATATATATCTATAAGCCTACATAATATCTCTGTTTTCATATTTGGCTTTAACTCAAAATAATATTGTTCTACCTTAGGTACTGTAAGTTCCTTATGAACCACTTTTATGATCTCAGGGTTTTTTTGAAATTTTTTTGCAAAACTCATTATTTCTTGTGGCATTGTTGCTGAGAAAAATACAGTTTGTCTATCCTCAGGCATTTTACCTAGTATAAGTTCAATATCATCTCTAAATCCCATATCAAACATTTCATCTGCTTCATCAAGAACTACCATATTTATATTTCCAGGTTTCAAAGTATGCCTATTTAAATGATCTATAACTCTTCCTGGTGTTCCGATGACAATTTGTACTCCCTTTTTCAGCGCTTTTATCTGTCTTTCAATTGGTTGCCCACCATATACAGGCAATATATATACGTTTTTTTTGTATTTTGCCAATTTACTTATTTCTTCTGCCACTTGTATGCATAGTTCTCTAGTAGGACACAGTACAATTGCTTGCAGTTGTCTGTTCTCCTCGTCACACATTTCTAAAATAGGTACACCAAAAGCTGCAGTTTTTCCTGTTCCCGTTTGAGCTTGACCTATTACATCTTTACCTTCAAGTATATATGGTATAGCTTGTGATTGAATAGGAGACGCTTCTTCAAATCCCATATCTGAAACAGCTTTTTTTATCTCCTGTGAAAACTCCATGTCTTCAAATTTTAATTTTTTCATATAAATTTAAATCTTCCTTCCATAATTTATTAGCGTTTTAAGTATATCTTTATTGTTCCAAAAATGCAACTTAAATATTATAATTCTTTCCTTGAAAACTATCACGTCTTTTCAATTCCATATCTATGCCTGACAGTACCCTTAACTTATCAAGGCTCCAACGTGGTTCTACCAAAAGTTCCTTTTTCCCATCTCCCGTAAGGCGATGAATGACCATATTTTCTGGCAAGAGTTCAATAGCATCACAGACGAGATTTATATACTCATCCTTGGACAAGATATGAAAAGGATTTTTTTTGTAGTATTCATACAAATCCGTGCCTTTTTGTACATATAAAAGATGAAACTTAACTCCCCAAGTATTAGTTTTGGCCACATATCTTACAGAGTCAAGAATATCTTTTGTAGATTCTTTTGGAAGTCCAAATATAAGATGAGTAACAACTCGTATATTTCTCTTTTTTAGTTCTCTCACTGCATTTTCATATACTGACAAGTCATATCCTCTTCTTATAAATTTAGCTGTATCTTCATGAATAGTTTGAAGCCCCAGTTCAACCCACAAAAAAGTTTTCATATTAAATTCTTCAAGCAAATCCAATATATCTAAATTCAAGCAATCTGGTCTAGTAGCTATTGAAAGACCTGATACATCATCTAATGAAATAGCCTCTTCGTATTTTTGTCTTAAGTCTTCGCATGTAGAATAAGTATTGGTGAAATTTTGAAAGTAAGCTATATACTTTCCTTCAGGCCATTTCTTTGATAAAAACTCTTTTTGATTTCCAATCTGTTCACTAATAGATAAGCATCTTTCGGCAGCAAATTCTCCTGAACCTTCTTCACCGCAAAATATACATCCCCTATTCCCTACTGTACCATCTCTATTAGGGCAAGTAAATCCACCGTCAAGGGAAAGCTTTATGGTCTTTCTACCAAATACCTTTCTCAATTCATAATCTAATGAGTGGTACCTTTTATCTTTCCACACAATTTATCACCTTTCAACAAATTAATAAGTCAGGGGCAACCCCTGACTTGTTCTAGTTAAATTTCCATAGTATCAACTACAATTATATCATCACCAAATTGAATATCAAATTCAATCAACATATCTTCTCTTGTAGCACCATAAGATTTAGGCATTTCAATTATATCTAGTACATAATCTTCATTTAATTTTTCACGAATTTTTTCTTCAAAAGATTCCAAATAGATGTATATTCTCTCGTTAAGACTAAATGTTCTTCCTGAACTTACATGTTCATTTAAAACTTTCAAATCATCTTTATTATCTACATGATATACAGAGTACTTTGTCAAAATATCTACTACATTTTCATCTAGATTTTTATAAGCCACTAAATAAACTTTATACTTGACAGTTACTTCTTTTTTCCTCATTATTTTCCCTCCTTTTATTTCATCTAATCACATAACAAATACTTTATTAAAAGTTCAGTAGTATTATTTATAGATGATATATGAGTCCTTTCATAATGATGAGAAGCATCTACTGCGGGGCCTAAGCTAGCAAAATTTATATCTTTTCCTTGACCAGCAACATGAGTAGAATCTGAACTATAAAAATTATATAGATCTACTTTATATCTAATATTGTTTTCTTCAGCTATATCCACAAGTTTATTCCTAAATTCAAAATTGTAAGGGCTTCTCCTATCCATAGCTGCAATGCTGACACTATATTCATCTGAATGTTGTCCTTCTCCTACAATTCCTATATCCACAGCTATCATCTCTGCTACTTTTTCAGGTTCTCCTGCTACTCCATGACCTATCTCTTCATAATTGCTAATGAAAAAATGTGTTGTATACTTAGGCTTTAATTTGTTTTCACTGAAATATCTAGCAATTTCAACTAATATTGCAACAGCCAATTTATCATCTAAATATCTAGATTTGACAAATCCTGAATCTGTTATTTCTGTTCTAGTATCCATACAAATAAAATCTCCAATGTTGATTCCTAAATCTAGTACATCTTCTTTAGAAGCAACAATCTCATCAATTCTAACCCTCATACTTTCCTCGCTTCTAGGATCATTTTTAGCCTCGCCATATATATGAGCAGAAGCCATTGTAGGAATAATAGACCCACGAATTTTTTTACCTTTTCTGGTGATTATGTAACAATTCTCTCCTTCAATCGAACTCCAACTACTTCCTCCAACTTTTTTGTACTTCAATTTGCCATCACTAGTGATATCATTAACCATACAACCTAATGTATCAATATGTGCTGTAATCATTACATGTTTCTCATCATTTTCTCCTTTTAATGTACCAATCAAGGCTCCTTTGTTTGTCAATTTTGTTTTTACTTTAAACTTTTCAA
This is a stretch of genomic DNA from Sporanaerobacter acetigenes DSM 13106. It encodes these proteins:
- a CDS encoding M42 family metallopeptidase; protein product: MEINTEFILKAMKKYLQIPSPGGYTREAILEVKKDFEKFKVKTKLTNKGALIGTLKGENDEKHVMITAHIDTLGCMVNDITSDGKLKYKKVGGSSWSSIEGENCYIITRKGKKIRGSIIPTMASAHIYGEAKNDPRSEESMRVRIDEIVASKEDVLDLGINIGDFICMDTRTEITDSGFVKSRYLDDKLAVAILVEIARYFSENKLKPKYTTHFFISNYEEIGHGVAGEPEKVAEMIAVDIGIVGEGQHSDEYSVSIAAMDRRSPYNFEFRNKLVDIAEENNIRYKVDLYNFYSSDSTHVAGQGKDINFASLGPAVDASHHYERTHISSINNTTELLIKYLLCD
- a CDS encoding TIGR01212 family radical SAM protein (This family includes YhcC from E. coli K-12, an uncharacterized radical SAM protein.) gives rise to the protein MWKDKRYHSLDYELRKVFGRKTIKLSLDGGFTCPNRDGTVGNRGCIFCGEEGSGEFAAERCLSISEQIGNQKEFLSKKWPEGKYIAYFQNFTNTYSTCEDLRQKYEEAISLDDVSGLSIATRPDCLNLDILDLLEEFNMKTFLWVELGLQTIHEDTAKFIRRGYDLSVYENAVRELKKRNIRVVTHLIFGLPKESTKDILDSVRYVAKTNTWGVKFHLLYVQKGTDLYEYYKKNPFHILSKDEYINLVCDAIELLPENMVIHRLTGDGKKELLVEPRWSLDKLRVLSGIDMELKRRDSFQGKNYNI
- a CDS encoding DEAD/DEAH box helicase translates to MKKLKFEDMEFSQEIKKAVSDMGFEEASPIQSQAIPYILEGKDVIGQAQTGTGKTAAFGVPILEMCDEENRQLQAIVLCPTRELCIQVAEEISKLAKYKKNVYILPVYGGQPIERQIKALKKGVQIVIGTPGRVIDHLNRHTLKPGNINMVVLDEADEMFDMGFRDDIELILGKMPEDRQTVFFSATMPQEIMSFAKKFQKNPEIIKVVHKELTVPKVEQYYFELKPNMKTEILCRLIDIYNPKLSLVFCNTKRKVDELVLELQGRGYFADGLHGDLKQTQRDKVMSTFRSGNIDILVATDVAARGIDVDDVDIVFNYDIPQDEEYYVHRIGRTARAGREGTAFSFVVGRDIYKLKDIQKYTKTKIMRKDLPTLGDVEEKKIDILLDKIRHELDNEEISKYQNIIDTLLEEDYNSIDIASAILKMYMDENKKDGHEDLDLDAVNTGAEAGMVRLFVNIGRRENISPRHIVGAITGETSLPRKSIGKVDIYDKFTFVEVPKEYVKEVLAGLKNHKIKGKKINIEIANPRH